In Daphnia pulicaria isolate SC F1-1A chromosome 5, SC_F0-13Bv2, whole genome shotgun sequence, a single genomic region encodes these proteins:
- the LOC124341293 gene encoding uncharacterized protein LOC124341293, protein MVNYGAMLLFGVVSLMIGSTTSVLTCPGHGGNQATATKELHHASALLRNEVNIRNIYLLRRGPQVLHHQVSRVTRQIMLPRVTTPKRLSTTPLSILSQPTTPESPSTTRLRMLPKPTTPRLQLISMPKWSRPHITQPRTLPQFTTLRNPSITLLQATTKLRLLFTTSSHRVLQPNVNYGVVLLLVVVSLVVGSTTSVPMSRGNGGYRTTTPPSYCTTNIRNNPMLHHQGPRVVHHNL, encoded by the exons atgg TTAACTATGGCGCCATGCTGCTGtttggtgttgtatcgttAATGATTGGGTCGACCACGAGTGTACTGACGTGTCCTGGACATGGTGGGAACCAAGCAACAGCAACGAAAGAACTACACCACGCCTCCGCCTTACTACGCAACGAAGTCAACATACGCAACATCTACTTACTACGCCGAGGCCCCCAAGTGCTACACCACCAAGTCTCAAGAGTTACGCGACAGATTatgctgccccgagttacaaCACCAAAGCGCCtcagtactacaccactgagTATACTGTCCCAGCCTACTACACCGGAgtccccaagtactacacgactacgAATGCTGCCCaagcctactacaccgaggctccagcttattTCAATGCCAAAGTGGTCGAGGCCACATATTACACAACCGCGTACACTGCCACAGTTTACTACACTGAGGaacccaagtattactctgctccaagctactacaAAACTGAGGCTCTTGTTTACTACATCAAGCCACCGAGTATTACAACCTAATG ttaactatggcgtcgtgctgctgttggttgttgtatcCTTGGTGGTTGGGTCAACCACTAGTGTACCTATGTCTCGTGGGAATGGTGGATACCGTACCACAACGCCGCCGTCTTACTGCACGACAAACATACGCAACAACCCGatgctacaccaccaaggccccAGAGTAGtacaccacaacttatga